The genome window aaataaggagttggatgccttctgtgtgaagaaagggattgtaaggcagtacaacatccctagaacaccagagcaaaatggggttgttgaaagaaagaacagaacattgattgaagctgccagaaccatgcttgcagattcaggtttgctaTTAagtttttgggcagaggcagtaaacactgcctgctatgtccaaaacagagttttgatcaaccccaggcacaaaaagactgcttacgaaattctgtataaaataaagccattaatcttaTATTTCAAAGTTTTTTGTTGCCCATGCTTCATTCTAAACTTAATatattctatctcaaagtttgcagccaaaattgatatgggataccacctgggatactcaaccactgctaaggcctacaaagtgtttaatacacggaccaaagcagtggaagagactttgaatgtaaaattcaatgaactttcttcaatgaaaatccctgcaaatcctgcagaattgtttgatcttgaaaaattcacttttgaaaatactgctaagactaacagtgcaggaccatcagaagattcatcaccagactatggatatgagatcatcattcctcaaaagtctgcttcaacaggaagagcatcagttgttcaaaacagttgtcaaagctcaaccactactcccccaacagttgttgaccaaagtagccctttaaccactgcttccacctcatcaaacactgctgacaaaagtcctcaaacagtggatcaaagtcagcaggtgtccacacctttacctcctatgccaccaccttttgaagccactgctgggtcattaaagtcaccagcagtggtttgcTCAGAtgtacacatctgcagccttcaccactcaatgccattattccataccaaggagagctcatcttcttgaaatctcatccaccagattaaatcattggcaacatcaatgaaggagtgctcacaagaaagcagtcccaaaacatttgtctttttgctggttttctatcactccatcagccagtcaagtaccaagaggcactgaaagacaacagctgggtagaagccatgcaagaggagctccaatagatcagaagacaacaagtatgggagcttgtaccattgccagagaatgtaagtcctattagcacaaagtgggtcttcaaaaacaagactgatgaaaggggtattgttgtcaagaataaagccaggcttgtggttcaaggttacagacaagaagaggatattgactatgatgaaacatttgcccctgtagcacgacttgaagctatcagactctttctggcctttgctgtcaaccacaacatcaaggtgtatcaaatggatatcaaatgtgcattcctctatggtaagattcaggaggaggtttatgtttgtcaacctccaggttttgaggatccatttaatccagatcatgtctacaagctaaataaagctttgtatggcttgaaacaagcaccaagggcctggtatgaaactctgtcctcctttttactttccattggtttcaccagaggcaggattgataaaacactgtttttaaaatggagaggaaaggatttgatgattgtccagatttatgtggatgacatcatttttggaagcacatgtaataaaatgtttgaagagttcaggcaactcatgacagctgagtttaaaatgagtgcaatgggtgaactccagtgctttcttggtctccaagtaaggcagatgcaaaatggtactttcatccatcaaggcaaatatgccaaagaacttttaaagaaatttgatatagatgattgtaagccatgtagtacacccattgcaaccaataaattggtcatgtctgaagaaaaggatgatttggttgatgagaccttatatagaagcatgattgggtctttattgtacctaactgcatctagaccagatatcatgtttgcaacatgtgtctgtgcaagatcccaatcagcccctagaaagtcaaaccttattgctgtaaaaaggatattcagatacctcaaaggtgctcccacacttggtatctggtatccagctgatggtaaaattgagctttcaggtttttcagatagtgactttgctggatgtgataaaacaaggaagtccacttcaggagggtgccaattcctaggcaactgcttagtgtcttggcaaagcaaaaagcaagcagctgtttccacatccactgctgaggcagaatatatagctgctgcaagctgtacagcccaactgctatggcttcaaaatcagttactggattttggtatcactgccttgaagacaccacttatgttggacagccaggcagcagaaaatatcatcaaaaatccagtttcccattcaaccaccaaacacatcgacatcagacatcactttgtgagggattgctatgataaaggtttgatttctctgcatcatgttccaactaaggatcagctggcagatgtgctaaccaaagcattagacacatccacctttgaaagcttgatctctagagttggcatgctaaacatggaataacaggcaaaatcctgtttttctatgaataaaagcattaaaatgttttcagaaaatcaaaaatccatcctaaaaaatagctaaaaatgaatttttcactaaaatcctaaaatatgccataaccactgatgggttcaaaagtctgtgctactacaaaagtctgtccactgctgaaagtcatcccctattctcattttccttttataaccactgatggtcaaaatcagtgttgtatccactgctgagctatctactgatagtgaaaagcatccactgtcctcCATTACCATTACAACTACTgccttcaccagttgttttcacaaaatgtactgttcaaaagtactgtccttcacttcaccaggggatggcatgcggacagtacttagtggtcagaccttttgtaaccgctgccacgtcagcattcacttttcatcaataaaaccccctttcaaacccaaacagggtttcattgtcgaattgaattcttaaaaattctcttctcaaagtaGTTTCCAATCCATTCCATCAAATTTCTCCACATTCTCATCTtcgattctcatcttcaaaatgacaaaatcgaaatcatccgcatagtcttccaaaggggcctctcaaaaggctacctccacagaaatcccacacaaaccgtctcataatctactgggtcttctcacaaaaccaggcaccatcgatacatttgattccatccttgaTATGATCaacgcatcaaagtacaaaactttgttaaccgttgatgcacccatttacctgcaaactcagagagagttttggaaaaattgtacccttgaaaaacaaggagaagatgtcatagccattaactctactctgcagaagaaagcagtccgaataacaccACAATCCATATCTGAGGTCTTTCAGCTCGCTGATCAGGAAGGTacagattctttccctaaaaacgagttaaaaattgacttcattgagagagggtatgcagacacaatgatgaagaaggataccttagaaaaaggcttattccctcctgcaacaagatttttattccataccctcctcgtgtgtgtttcaaataaaaccacttcttttaatgaaataccaatgaagattcaaaacttgggatatgctattttacagggagaaaattttaactattccaaggtaatcttcaatgatttggttaaaaatgttgaaacaaaatcattctactgtttccaagatttttaagttattattttgagaaaaaattaAGTAagaatgatattgcggtaataaatcaagatgactcttttcaaataaaaagcttaacttctgaaacatttacaagaatgtcaacaccttgcaaaacacaagcagaggtgcctaagcagattttagcagcaaacactgctcctcaggtatctgctgctgagcccactgctcaaggtgttCAAGGTAGCAcaacaactgccttgaaacccacacctaaaatcaccaaaaagccaaagaaaaaaaaatcaaaaacccccaaaacctaccaaaaaggcaactctggaggatgagataccagagcaccTGCCTATGACAGCACAAacgtcacaacaaaccactgctgctacttcctcacagcagttggtagaaatgtCTCAACgcatacctgaaactcctcctgtctcttcacaaaaagaacaggttgtacaaacagggtcaccacatcatgaggctctggaagcactcgtttccatcctccacagcccGATACCCGGGGCAATTTCGCTTcctaaacctaccttcacatccccaattccaccaaataccaaactactgttggatgcaattgatctgaacctggcacaaaccagtccttctcaatcacctgtccatgAGAATATACCTTAACAAAagactgggcctgatgtatcaatctttgctaacccaccaacacaacctgaggaggttacaacccttgagttccaagtaactcttggtggtattccaagtgaaacagccactacaagtgttgaacctacaggtttacacttggacagtggttacatcaataagacttccttggaggcaattccttccataacacctctgttatctgctagtgagtttatattaaccactggttccatcaaaagattatcaagtgttgaaggaagaagaccccagtaccaagaaaaaggggcatcagttgttgatgtttggagtacactccctacctcaacttctgataaaaccactgctagtgggaaatcagatgatcccattaaattgggtgatggtttaaagtaccaggaattgacggacAGAGTTGACAAACTGGATACCattgttgcagaaatcaaagacaattcaaatggtacaatccactgctgttccatctcaagcacttgctccaccaccagcagatgttacaaatgagctctggaatgtTTTTCAACCATTTGTCCACCAACAACACCAGATGGCTGAGCAgcagcatgaaaaacatgttcaagagctcaaaactgcaatggagtctaggtacaaAGATACAAAGGATGACATTAAGGCTCTCAAGGCCCATCTGTTGACAaacactggcactgctcctccgacagttctcttcattgatgaaatcccctcagataatgccaaacagggggagaaaattaaggagtggataaagaaagggattgataatgggctatatcttgatacagaaaaagatgcaatgctcagagaaattcccttgccagatggaagcaagaaggttgatgtgacccagaatgcacttgatgatagtatcataagtgtaaaaagggatagagcggcaaaggatttatcaaggtggaatgaggataAGAGAGCTTTCGTGAAGCTGAAtgagcagggttgttctggtgaaaaggatgatcaaaatcctgttccaaaaagaaatcttactagaaaagtaaggaaacccaaatccacaccatccagttttccaaagcatactccaaaaccaccatccaaaagccaccaacatcaaacctccacccaaacagctgttgCAACCTCTGTTGTaccaacatctgctggtacctcagatgttacaacatctgctgtaatgacaacagtggttgaaacaccagttgtttcaacagctgttagtcagtcataaaccactgccactcaaatcacttccactgttccacccaaaacatcatctgcctctcctaaaataaaaaggagaagggttatcatatcagatgatgattctctatcaccaccaccaacagcttcaaaatcccaagcacttgtcacagtttcaagacccattcctctctcttcaactcaaattcaaaagccattacctcctgcaggtgttgtgtttcctttagaactcatagcagttagagatgaaatcaaatctttctactatgaggacaaccctgccaaaaggagcttgccttCAGTTAggggatatcccaggccaaacaacattgaagaatatttggaaatcaaagccaagcaagcagaggatatcgctaacaaaaacaaacaaggAAAATTTGATAGggaatttcagcaaaactatcTGTTTCTCCTTACACAGGTCAGATCAATGGaacaatttgccaaaaatgttagtcaacaaatttcagaaagggcagatgagaccctaagaaaagactacattgaaaatatcatgacctacaagaaatacaagggggagaaacacatgtacaaaaactggaccattcctgagcttgaaaaagaagtagccaggattcatgaaatgatcaaagataatgtccagcagactccccctgaaaaattcaaacaggtTGAAGCTGACAAAATcttagagctgaagagaatgaaagaggagctgataattgctgaatatgggtcaaagaactctgtgtcaaagtggggagaagctagggtcagggccacctataaaaggttggaggaacttaggaagaaagatccgacagctccacaaaagcctgactactccattgcagaggtctcaaaaagaccaccaaagctgcaagtaaaaagaaccactgctcctactggtgctgccatctacaaaagaaggagtcaaaaccagCTTGGTGCTAAAACAGTTCAAGATTTAATTGCTAgtaatgaccttgtaaaagagggaattctgttaatgatgaaagaagaatctgaactggaacaatctgcaagtactgctcagccagtcatgaacAGGCCAGCATCGCCAAATtcctcaacaaataaaaatctcccaagaaacccatcaggctcaaaagtactaaagtggaaaactgattaacagacccacgtattgactgtGTTCAGGTCTGATGGCGAATTGAAGAAACTGACAAGGGAACaggctcttggcctgagtcttgaagatttgcaggatctccttgatcttccacttagcagggatgatgatgatacagatgccttaacttttgaattgcaattcaaagggcaaataaggaactgttgttgaggcaataaagatctacaataatgaacAGTTTTGGTATTATCTGTTCTAGGGgaagattgttgggattgaacccttccaaaggaacagataatgaaagccaaaacagGATCatagcagtggatccagaataaacaGATGCTTgattgcaagtctctccccttgaaagtggtttcaacatctgctgacctcctatctgctgatcatgcaaactgctgacctacaactgctgatcaagtcaaggtctgattgaagaactaaagctctgctgctcaatctactgccatggttcaagcactgctgatcatgacatgtactgctgggttcacagcggTGGAAGGATGCAACAGCAGTTTATATTTGCtttatgtattgaaatgtaatatcagtagttagcatagcagtgtttgtatagatcagaggttagagtttgttacgAGGTTAGAtatcactttcatggtgacgtcagcttagatgctcagtggtttgcaagtgcctataaatataacagtgctctgtactgttctgtttagctctttcaccatcttctttctgcacgaacaagcactgagctcgggctgagggggagtttgcatatcatacatacATTGTAATCGaagtttaaaattaaatttaatcatttgattcagtggtgaaaatgtatgattgaaagcatttcttctgtttgattgtgaaaagtttgcttccatttaaattctgctgcactactctttcatttgttcctctaaattcaaacacaaatcacaatcaatccaaactcagatcctaacattaACACCTTCTTTGGTCTTGACCCTTGATAATGCAACATACAACTGACCATGAGTGAAGACAGGATCTTTCAAATAAAGACCAACCTTTGATAACGATTGTCCTTGACTCTTGTTAATTGTCATAGCAAAACAAACTGATAACGAAAATTGTCTTCGTTGAAATTGAAAAGGTATTTTTTTGTCAGACGGGATCATATTAATCCTTGGAATAAAAACTCTCGTGCCAATGTTCCCACAAGATATAACTTCAGCTTCTATAACTCGTTTACCAAGAAAAGTAATCTGAAGCCTTGTACCATTACATAACCCTTTCGGTTGATCAATATTTCGAAGAACCATCACAAGAACACCAACTTTAAGAACTAATCTGTGATTAGGCAAGCCTGAAATCTTAAGAGCATTCAATTTTTTTGTTGAGTATAAGCTTTGTTGAAAAGAATCAAGAATTTGTTCAGTTTGACGTATACTATTACAATTCAGATACTCTTTCGCATCACCAGGAAATAACGAAAGCAATCGATCATTAATTTCATGAACTACCTCATTTTTGGGTGCAAGAATTGCTCGCTCAGAAAAAAATCCAGGAATCCTAAATTGTTCATTAATTGAAGGATATACAAAGTC of Helianthus annuus cultivar XRQ/B chromosome 1, HanXRQr2.0-SUNRISE, whole genome shotgun sequence contains these proteins:
- the LOC110872559 gene encoding ATP-dependent DNA helicase PIF6-like — translated: MVHKHAFEALDRTMTDVFSEGRSICSDIPFGGKVIVFGGDFRQILPVIPNGTRQEIVSASLSSSYIWEKCRLLQLTKNMCLTIGAESSNMESIREFAKWLIDIGEGNVGDDNDGDAIIEIPDDLLITNICDPTQSLIDFVYPSINEQFRIPGFFSERAILAPKNEVVHEINDRLLSLFPGDAKEYLNCNSIRQTEQILDSFQQSLYSTKKLNALKISGLPNHRLVLKVGVLVMVLRNIDQPKGLCNGTRLQITFLGKRVIEAEVISCGNIGTRVFIPRINMIPSDKKIPFQFQRRQFSLSVCFAMTINKSQGQSLSKVGLYLKDPVFTHGQLYVALSRVKTKEGVNVRI